One Halostagnicola kamekurae DNA segment encodes these proteins:
- a CDS encoding 3-hydroxyacyl-CoA dehydrogenase/enoyl-CoA hydratase family protein translates to MTIDTVRRVAVLGAGSMGHGIAEVAAIGGYEVTMRDIETDLVQDGYENIEWSVGKLAEKGQIDEDANAVLERIETTTDLADAVSDADLVIEAVPEQMDIKRDTFSTVDEHAPEHAILASNTSSLSISEIATATDRPEQVVGLHFFNPPVKMDLVEVIRGEATSEEYAERAYEWAESVDKRPIHVHKDVHGFVVNTVLVPFMEEAAWMLSNDETDVRTADATMVYERGYPMGPFELNDFGGIDIGYHFRDASDQPVPPVVAEKVENEHLGKKTGKGFYEYESGEAGRDDADGVDYGPTDAGDFDTLRTEAVMINNAAWLVGNDVATPEAIDIGLRLGGSFPEGMCRRGDRVGLDAVLEKLEELHAEYGADRYEPAEYLVELVEEGHTGEDAGKGFYDYRTDPPYHYLDWELTDEGVLDVTLDRQERLNSMSEDMFAEIDRLLTDVDVDEVSCVVFSGAGDRAFSSGADITGFTAGEPVDIMDPDDVFTTVYEFDRPTVAKIDGFCLGAGIELALACDIRIGKEGSTIGTPETDLGLIPGGGATQRLVRLVGENRAKEMVFRGLKIGAEEAEEWGILNHAVADEEFEDVVDDVVSDLVTGPPVALKAAKQVINDGQEASLETALEMEKQSFALLTTTDDMYEGVTAFRENREPEFTGE, encoded by the coding sequence ATGACGATTGACACGGTGAGACGAGTCGCGGTTCTCGGCGCGGGAAGCATGGGACACGGCATCGCGGAGGTCGCCGCGATCGGCGGCTACGAAGTTACGATGCGCGATATCGAAACAGACCTCGTACAGGACGGCTACGAGAACATCGAGTGGAGCGTCGGAAAGCTCGCGGAGAAGGGCCAGATCGACGAGGACGCCAACGCGGTCCTCGAGCGGATCGAAACCACCACCGATCTGGCCGACGCCGTCTCGGACGCGGATCTGGTGATCGAGGCCGTCCCCGAGCAGATGGATATCAAGAGAGATACCTTCTCGACGGTCGACGAACACGCGCCCGAGCACGCGATTCTGGCGTCGAACACCTCGAGTCTCTCCATCTCGGAGATCGCAACCGCGACCGATCGGCCCGAGCAGGTCGTCGGACTGCACTTTTTCAACCCGCCGGTGAAGATGGACCTCGTCGAGGTCATCCGCGGTGAGGCCACGAGCGAGGAGTACGCCGAGCGCGCCTACGAGTGGGCCGAGTCGGTCGACAAGCGACCGATCCACGTTCACAAAGACGTCCACGGCTTCGTCGTCAACACCGTCCTCGTGCCGTTCATGGAGGAGGCGGCCTGGATGCTCTCGAACGACGAGACGGACGTTCGAACCGCCGACGCGACGATGGTCTACGAGCGGGGCTACCCGATGGGGCCGTTCGAACTCAACGACTTCGGCGGCATCGACATCGGCTATCACTTCCGAGACGCCTCCGACCAGCCCGTTCCGCCCGTGGTCGCCGAGAAGGTCGAAAACGAGCACCTCGGGAAGAAGACCGGGAAGGGGTTCTACGAATACGAAAGCGGCGAGGCGGGTCGCGACGACGCTGACGGCGTCGACTACGGGCCGACCGACGCCGGCGACTTCGACACCCTCCGAACCGAGGCGGTTATGATCAACAACGCGGCGTGGCTCGTCGGCAACGACGTGGCGACGCCCGAAGCGATCGATATCGGACTCCGCCTCGGCGGCAGCTTCCCAGAGGGGATGTGCCGGCGCGGCGACCGCGTCGGCCTCGATGCCGTCCTCGAGAAACTCGAGGAACTACACGCGGAGTACGGTGCCGACCGCTACGAGCCGGCGGAGTACCTCGTCGAACTCGTCGAGGAGGGACACACCGGCGAGGACGCCGGCAAAGGGTTCTACGACTACCGAACGGATCCGCCGTATCACTACCTCGACTGGGAACTCACCGACGAGGGCGTCCTCGACGTGACCCTCGACCGGCAGGAGCGGTTGAACTCGATGTCCGAAGACATGTTCGCCGAGATCGACCGCCTGCTGACCGACGTCGACGTCGACGAGGTGAGCTGCGTCGTCTTCTCGGGCGCTGGAGATCGAGCATTTAGCTCCGGGGCGGACATCACCGGCTTCACCGCCGGCGAACCGGTCGACATCATGGATCCCGACGACGTGTTCACCACCGTCTACGAGTTCGACCGGCCGACGGTCGCGAAGATCGACGGCTTCTGTCTCGGCGCGGGCATCGAACTCGCGCTGGCCTGTGACATCCGGATCGGCAAGGAGGGGTCGACCATCGGCACGCCCGAGACGGATCTCGGCCTGATCCCCGGCGGCGGCGCGACCCAGCGACTCGTCAGGCTCGTCGGCGAGAACCGAGCGAAGGAGATGGTGTTCCGCGGTCTCAAGATCGGTGCCGAGGAAGCCGAAGAGTGGGGCATCCTGAACCACGCCGTCGCCGACGAGGAGTTCGAGGATGTCGTCGACGACGTGGTCTCGGATCTCGTCACCGGCCCGCCGGTCGCGCTCAAGGCCGCGAAGCAGGTCATCAACGACGGACAGGAGGCCAGCCTCGAGACGGCCCTCGAGATGGAAAAGCAGTCGTTCGCCCTGCTGACGACCACCGACGACATGTACGAGGGCGTCACGGCGTTCAGGGAGAACCGCGAGCCGGAGTTTACGGGTGAGTGA